GAACACGGCGAACGGCAGTCCGTAGGCGACGTGGAAGAGGACGACCCCGGGGATCGTGCCGAACAGGCCGAGCTGCCCGAAGAGTTTGGCGACCGGCAGCAGGCCGATCTGCACGGGCACCACCAGCAGCGCGACCACGACCAGGAAGATCGTGTCCCGCCCGGGGAAGTCCAGCCACGCGAAGGCGTACCCGGCGAGCGCCGCCACGACCACGACCAGCACCGTCGTCGGCACCGAGATCAGCACCGTGTTCCAGAACGCCTGGGTGATGCCGGCGTTCTCCAGCAGCGCCGAGTAGTTGTCGAAGGACAGCTGCCCCGGGCTGGAGAACACCGTCCACCAGCCGCCCTTCGCCGTGTCTTCGGCGGACCGCAGGGAGGACAGGAACAGCCCGGCCAGCGGGGTCATCCACACCAGCCCCACGACCACGAGGAAGGCCTGGACGACTCCGTTGCCCAGGGAGCGCCGTACCGCGTTCATCGCTGACTCCTCTTGAAGCGGCGGACGTTGAACACCATCGCCGGGACCACCAGCAGCAGGAGCAGCACGCCGAGCGCGCTGCCGAGGCCCTGGTTGTTGCCGCCGCCGAACGACACGAGCCACATCTGCGTCGCGAGCACGGTCGCGTCCTCCTGCACGGGCCCGGGCGCGATGATGTAGACGAGGTCGAAGACCTTCATCACGTTGATGACGAGGGTGACGAAGACGACCGTGAGGACCGGGGCGAGCAGCGGCACCGTGATGCGGCGGAAGATCTGCCATTCGTTCGCGCCGTCCATGCGGGCCGCCTCCAGCGCGTCCCGGGGCAGCGTCGACAGGCCCGCGCCGATGAGCACCATCGCGAAGCCGGTCCAGATCCACAGGTAGGCGCCGATGATCGCCGGGGTGACCAGCGCGGGGCCGAGCCAGGAGACGCCCTCGTAGGGCGCGGCGAAGTTGGACGACGGCAGTTCCACCGCGTAGGAGCCCGGTTCCAGGCCCTCGAAGCGGAAGGAGCCGTCGGCGGCGGTCGTCGCCGTGGCGACCGGCTCGCCGTCGCGCACCGCCTCGACCTTCATGCCGGGCAGTCCGCTCTCCCGCGCGTCGACCTTGCCCTGCTCCCCTCCCCCGCCGGGGGTGAAGTCCAGGTAGACGACACCGCGCAGTTCGTCCGCGGCGGCCTTCCGCCCCGCCGCTTGGGAGGCGGGCCGGGCGTCGCCGGGCAGGTCGGCGGGCTGTACGCCGACCAGGCC
This genomic stretch from Streptomyces sp. Go-475 harbors:
- a CDS encoding ABC transporter permease subunit, whose translation is MTATLVKETSPPTPPPGPVADRTRRLRRRGRIVALLFVLPALLLLGALVVYPVLFSVGRSFFDASGTTFVGGENYTEMFRDPATLKAVRNTAIWVVVAPALLTGLGLILAVLVEKVRWATAFKLLLFMPMAVSFLAAGIIFRLAYDEDPDKGVLNAAVVSVHDAFEEQSSYPTARARDGQGLTKEKDGSYRTSASVSPGDAVTLGLVGVQPADLPGDARPASQAAGRKAAADELRGVVYLDFTPGGGGEQGKVDARESGLPGMKVEAVRDGEPVATATTAADGSFRFEGLEPGSYAVELPSSNFAAPYEGVSWLGPALVTPAIIGAYLWIWTGFAMVLIGAGLSTLPRDALEAARMDGANEWQIFRRITVPLLAPVLTVVFVTLVINVMKVFDLVYIIAPGPVQEDATVLATQMWLVSFGGGNNQGLGSALGVLLLLLVVPAMVFNVRRFKRSQR
- a CDS encoding carbohydrate ABC transporter permease, which produces MNAVRRSLGNGVVQAFLVVVGLVWMTPLAGLFLSSLRSAEDTAKGGWWTVFSSPGQLSFDNYSALLENAGITQAFWNTVLISVPTTVLVVVVAALAGYAFAWLDFPGRDTIFLVVVALLVVPVQIGLLPVAKLFGQLGLFGTIPGVVLFHVAYGLPFAVFLLRNYFAEMPKEMLEAARMDGGSEWRIFTRLVLPVGRPAIASLAIFQFLWVWNDMLVALLFADSSAQPLTVELQSQIRQFGSNIDVLAPGAFLSLIVPVVVFFAFQKHFVQGVMAGSVK